The window GATTCTCCTCGCGCTGGTTCCTCAACTCATGCCAACCCACACCCACGACATACACGAACAACGGGCCCATAGAAGagcaaaaatagttttaaaaatgacaTTAACAACTGACTTACACCAAACGGCCCAGCTGTAGACGTGCCCGTGTAATCGGGACTGAGAAATAACTTGCGTGACGAACGAATGGCCCTCTGAAAATGTGGCTATATCATACAACCACAAATCGATTAGGCCATGCTTTTTATATTAATAACATTTTTggtcaaaaataaataagcatAAAACATTCTCGTCAATTTTGCCCCGACCGCGTTCGttccaatttctctcttcGCACCCCCTCCAGTGGATTGTGTATCTGCTTAcctaaaaaaagataaaaagccAGATCAAACTGACACAAACTTGCGCAATGTAAACAGGTAAATAAGAGATTTCATTTCAAacgacatgttttttttttctttccagttcTAGTGACCTACTTTAATTTGGAAAGATTTGATAAAATTGAGAAGCTTTGAGTGGCACAAGTAATTCGAGTTCTTTGATGTGTGCTGCatcaaaaaaggagaaaagaggaaaacttATCTGACATCACGCAACAACAAACTTCAAGCCATCgggaagggggaaaaaaattacaacaacaaaaaataacgcataacgaggaaaaaaaaagaggggcaaTGTCCTCCCTCCACTACTCCTCCGGGGGTGAAGGTAAACCCATCCTGTCAGTTACGCTGTGGTTATACGGGGCCAGGTGAGAAAAatataacaagagaaaaataaaaataaaaaaaaatgaaatacaaaaaatcacGAGTTAAAGcgaaggggagagagagaactgGTGGTTATAAACAAAGGAATAAAGCCTGTTTTTTGTTAACCTTCTCCTTTCctcggaaaagaaaagccaaacgaagaaaatgaagataaaCGAGgaaaggaagagagaaaatgcTATAACATTTGCTGGTTCCTCACCGGTCGAACGAGGCATTCTGCGCGGTTAGGGCAGCTTCGTGACGCTCCACATCTTTCCAGCTTCGTAAGGGAAGGCCAATGAACCCCGAATGTTAGTAACAAGGAGGAGCCTTCACTCGTGAAAATTCCCGAACAAAGTCGAAAGGCCGAATGACACATAAATGCCTTTGCTATAAAAACGGGTTGGACGATCGTAAAGTAATCTTttaaattgggaaaaaaaactccaAATAAATAATTAGACAGGCAACAGAAAAAAGGGCAGCTCACCTGTTGGGGTATTTAATCCTACCTTGTTATCAATTTTACCTGATGTTGTTAATGAACCACGTTACGCTGCTGCAAAAGTTAGCCACTGTGAAGTGGAAAGCCTAAAAAATGACAATGTTGACAGAGAAAGCTTCGTCTCGATTACAAGGAAAAATGACGTGACACTTTCGTGCAACACGTCTTGCTTCTTGTTTCTCTCAGAAAACATGTTTGTCTCAATTTCATCGCTTGATTGGCAGCTGGGAGGCTAGTCACATTGTTagccaacaaaaaatgtattttgttgttgtgtgggttttgttttgttttaaatggaTGCAATTTGAATTGTAACGTACCACTTCACATGAAGGCATGTCAAAACGATACATGGGACTGGGAtcgctcttcttcctctttattttcatACTTCTCTCGGCTAGGTTACTTTGACAATGGGTAAGTGCGGATGAACGGTAAAGTCGAATTGCGGCGCGGATGCTCCTTCGCGGCGATGCCCACCAGCCAACAATCGCATGACGACACAGTTCGTTTTACAGACGCGGATCAACGATAACACCTGGATtaaaaacacgaaaacaaaaattcacacatacataatgaaataaaataaaagcaaataaacaAATTGTAGGAGAAAAAATATATCCGTTATTgtcttttagattttttttatctaatggaaaaaagaaaactgtaaaaCAGCTCACGTACGTTTTCATCATTTGATTGGCCAGTCAAAGCTGTCAAAATCGTTGCCGCATGGTGGAAATGTCTGCAAGCTGTTGCGTAGAGATTAGACGCATGTGATGCTTTATCATTCTCGTCCGTGGCGTTGAACTCCAGCTGTCAATCGATCATGTGGATATGGGATAGAAAAAACCGTTAGAAACAGTTTGAgacatacttttttttgtttttgttttactttggTTCATTTATGATTATTATAGCATTTCTCAGAGCCACTTACTTTAGTCATTTCCTTGAACTGCACGTATGGAACAAGAGGCGGTGTTGACACCTGGCCCAGTGGAGCAAAACGGTGCTCATAACGGACGCGCTCGTCGTCAAATTCGGTCCGGGGGCGCCGAATCTTTCCCTCCAAATCCATGGCGACCATCGCCTAAAAAAGCGTAACAACattcacataaaaaaaaaaaaattgaatttcacgATTTCAGCTACCCACAAAGCACAGCTGGATTCCTTCACCTCTTAGCAAACgcaaaaaataacaaccaaAGATTAAAGCCAAAACAGACTGGGTCACGCACGGGGTACATGTAACTGTACACTAAACCAActtacatttgtttgtttattatgtttctttttaaagaagaaaaagaaaacctaagTGGGAACATCTGCAGCTTACGGACAAGCGCAAAAGTTATGGGGGTCCTTTTAAGGCAGACGggtagatttaaaaaaaaaaaaaaaaaaaaaaaaagctggacAAATGGAAATGGGGACGGTGAGTTAGCTCTATCGTTTAACCTTATAATAGCCGCCGCACATACTCTGTACAGCTTGGCAATAAGCAATTTCTTTGGCATAGGGTCGCGCATTTGCTGCgcgttcctttttcttcttgcttttgCCGTTGCCACTCTGACCTCCTTTCTTGTTAGTCGCGCCCGGTCCTTTCCCTTTACTTTTCAGATATTCAGCCATAGACTGATGTTCCGTCAGAAACGAATCGGCTCTGTTGTAAGCCGATATCAACCATCCATAGAGAAACTCGTAGAGATACCTAAGAGAAGGAGAAAGACAAACAATGACGACTCTTAGATCAAGATGCATTCTAACCCACAAATATGACTAAAACAACGCCACTAGCAATGGTAGTTTCTAACCGTTGGTTTGTCCATCCTACATTTATAACTCTgtagaaattattttttaaaataaaataatactaAATAATAGAAACAATTAAGGTAAGAcagagaaaggaaattaaaactAATTCCATTTTTGGAAAATACCAATTTCTAGCTAAGACATAGTCTTAGATGAGATTATTCATTCAGTGAATCGTACATACCAGAAAATGTAATGGTATTCGTAGATACTGTAGAGAGAGAGTTCGAATCCCGAGAACAAGTATTGAATCATAGTCCGAAGCGTGTGTAACAAGACCCAGGTGCCGAGACAGGCCAAATGAGAGCGACCGCTATCCGTTTGTAGGGAGATCGTGTGGAGATACGCATCCACTTTATCGGCCTTCCCGTGCAACATAATAAATGTTAATAACGTTCAATTTTCTTAATAATCAACCGCTATATTACCTCTTCTTGAAGCGTAGCTAGATCTTGCAAAATGTGCCCAAATTTATCCCTCTGGCGTGCTAAATTATGGCCAGCAATTTGTATCAAGGATCCCATCGGTCGTACACACTGTTGGAACAGTTGGTCAACACACTCTTGAACTTGGGCGTGTTGAGGAGTGCCAGTGACCAGACCAAGGCCTCCCGTCAATGCAGGTGGTGCGATGAAAGACCGCGCCGCTTCCTGGAGAACTTCGGTCAGGGGTTGTTGGCCAAAGACACGGTTACAGAGTGGAATATAAAGAAGCTGCAACAAAGAGCGTGACAAGACACAAGGTGGGGGACGCTGTCGACCGATGTTGTAGAAAAAGTCcttaacaaaatttaaaaaaaaacgtaaatgtTAACATATAATGTTGGTTAATAAAGAAcgaaagattttttctttaaataccaaAGCAGCGTGAAAATTCgtatgttcttttattttgcacATTGCTTTCAAGCGATCCATTAACTGAATCAAATTGTTGATGGCTTCAGCCCGTGAACGAAGTTGGGTATATCTTGGAAACGTTGGAGGAAGAAGTCTCTGATTAACTTGAGGCTCAAATCCCatgatttcaatttcttcagCACCTTTTGAATAGAGTTAATATTCAGAGATAGGGAAAAAATTCTTAAAGCCAATACCATATCCAGAACCAAGGGAGATAGTCTGCAAACATGAGTTTAAGGCTTCACGGCACACGTGCGTAGACTTGAGGATTTCTTCAATCAGCGAATGGGCATTAACTGTTGTAGCTGACGATTCTCGACGATTAAATTTCAACAATAATTGATAGAAATGCCGGAAAAATCTTAATCTTGTGTGCACGGCACTTATTTCCtgtattacaaaaaataattgttaaTCAATCACAAGATACTACCACAGTAAATGTGCAAGTATACTTTCAGTTCATGGGATCCCTCAGCAGATGCTGAAGaaacagaattttttatttctttcatcaGATCTTCTTCACTTTCTTTAATTAATGCTAAGGCTTTCAGTTCTGGGATCTCAGATGCAAGTCTGAATCCATAAACTAATGGCTGAAAATCTTCCTCTTCAAACACAGATGCTCTAAGACAAACTATGATGAGATTGCCGAAAAGATTGCAGCTTCTCAACACTTACTGATTAATGTAGTCTTTGATGAGATCAACTACTTTCAGAAAAAGGGTGATGAAGGCCTTCACATTGCGGTCTTCAATTTTTTGAGGATGTTGTGCATAAAGATTAATGAACACTGTTTGAGCTAAAGAATGACCTTCCAGCCATGTGACTAGGCAGGCTATACTGTTATCGACAATAcctgaaatacaaaaaaaaaattaattgaaacACTGAAAAGTTCATAGTAGTTTGTTTACCTATGAACTGATCATTATTGACTTTCTTCAATTCAAGTTTCCCAGCCTTCACAGCTTGATCAAagttaagaatttttttacttCCATTTGTTATCTGGTGCATTCCAGCATCCATTTTTGGGTCCATCATTTCAATTGCAGACATGGCTTCAAATAAGCCAAATAAGTCATCATGGGCTAATTCTCCCAATTCCAAATCTAAGTAGGAACATGTGGGGGTTAAAGTCTGACAAATCATGGcagaaataatttttcaaattcaccCTTAACTGAAGCTTTAAAATCACTAGTGATATCCCTCCAAGAATATACAACTTCGGGAGGACGGGCCATTTTCAATCCCAAAATATCGTGGAATaaaataatggaaaaagcaaaatactTCCTTCCCTCTTCCGATAATGTCCTGTAAAATTCCCCTCAGCTGATCAGCCATCTAGCGAGTTTTGTCGAACTACGTGGACTTTTCCGGCGTATGCTGTGTTTATGTTGATTTTGAACGTCAAAAGGCGGAACGAGGAACTCCGAAATGGAAATTACCGCCAAAAATACATCCAATTCTGATCATTCATCCTTTTCTGGGAATATTCAATCAGGTAGGTGAAACCAAAAACCATGGTTatattttctttgaattcaCTGACTGTTAAGTTTAAAGAATGATTTAATAAGTATTTCGCCAAAAGTCACAGGAATTCTACCTCCTTCAGCTCTTGGAAAAACGATGGTCCATGAGCATTTGTCCATGAATTTCGATGTGGCTTTTGTGAAGCCTGTTGAAGCAGACCTACAAAAATCCATTATGCCATTCTCTATGGAAACTTTGGGGTGGATCCGATATAATCCATACAGCCATCAACCAAATCTCCAGCTAAATGATATTGAGTGTGAAAAAGCCATTATAGATGAAATGAAGCATTATCAGTCAATTGGCGGGAATTCTATTGTAGAATGCACAACCCATGGAATTTCTCGGAAGGCTCAGTTCCTGTTTGATTTGAGTAAACTCACAGGTGTCAACATCATTGCTGGAACTGGATATTATGTAGCAGCAGCTCAAAATTACAAGCTTTTTGAAAAGCCTGTTGAACAATTAGCAGAAGTAATGCGAATAGAACAGCTAGAAGGATGTATGGAAGCCCGTGAAGTTCGATGCGGATTAATCGGAGAAATAGGCTGCTCGTACCCCCTTCATAGTATTAAATCATCATTTTGCTATTTAATGAACTCATTGTTCACCATACAGTTCTGTCAGGTTTTGAAAAACGTGTTTTGGAAGCAGCTGCAGTAGTACAAACCGAGCTCAAGTGCCCAGTGTCCATCCATCCTGGAAGAGATCCAGCATCACCTGGCCAGATTCTTCGTTGTTTTCTTGAAGCCGGAGGGAGAGCGAATCAAGTGTCTCTGTGCCATTTAGATAGTACAGTATATTTTGCGTTACTCAATACCTTTGATGTTGCAACTTAAACCAAACGCATGCTAGGAACCCTCATACGAGGCGACGACCTGTTCGATTTTGCTACCATGGGATCATACTTGGAGT of the Daphnia carinata strain CSIRO-1 chromosome 10, CSIRO_AGI_Dcar_HiC_V3, whole genome shotgun sequence genome contains:
- the LOC130701214 gene encoding N-alpha-acetyltransferase 35, NatC auxiliary subunit-like, coding for MARPPEVVYSWRDITSDFKASVKDLELGELAHDDLFGLFEAMSAIEMMDPKMDAGMHQITNGSKKILNFDQAVKAGKLELKKVNNDQFIGIVDNSIACLVTWLEGHSLAQTVFINLYAQHPQKIEDRNVKAFITLFLKVVDLIKDYINQASVFEEEDFQPLVYGFRLASEIPELKALALIKESEEDLMKEIKNSVSSASAEGSHELKEISAVHTRLRFFRHFYQLLLKFNRRESSATTVNAHSLIEEILKSTHVCREALNSCLQTISLGSGYGAEEIEIMGFEPQVNQRLLPPTFPRYTQLRSRAEAINNLIQLMDRLKAMCKIKEHTNFHAALDFFYNIGRQRPPPCVLSRSLLQLLYIPLCNRVFGQQPLTEVLQEAARSFIAPPALTGGLGLVTGTPQHAQVQECVDQLFQQCVRPMGSLIQIAGHNLARQRDKFGHILQDLATLQEEADKVDAYLHTISLQTDSGRSHLACLGTWVLLHTLRTMIQYLFSGFELSLYSIYEYHYIFWYLYEFLYGWLISAYNRADSFLTEHQSMAEYLKSKGKGPGATNKKGGQSGNGKSKKKKERAANARPYAKEIAYCQAVQSMCGGYYKAMVAMDLEGKIRRPRTEFDDERVRYEHRFAPLGQVSTPPLVPYVQFKEMTKLEFNATDENDKASHASNLYATACRHFHHAATILTALTGQSNDENVLSLIRVCKTNCVVMRLLAGGHRREGASAPQFDFTVHPHLPIVKVT
- the LOC130701223 gene encoding phosphotriesterase-related protein-like, with the translated sequence MEITAKNTSNSDHSSFSGNIQSVTGILPPSALGKTMVHEHLSMNFDVAFVKPVEADLQKSIMPFSMETLGWIRYNPYSHQPNLQLNDIECEKAIIDEMKHYQSIGGNSIVECTTHGISRKAQFLFDLSKLTGVNIIAGTGYYVAAAQNYKLFEKPVEQLAEVMRIEQLEGCMEAREVRCGLIGEIGCSYPLHSFEKRVLEAAAVVQTELKCPVSIHPGRDPASPGQILRCFLEAGGRANQVSLCHLDRTLIRGDDLFDFATMGSYLEFDLFGIECSHYQLNRQFDMPSDAQRIRRLHQLITEGYEDKILISQDIHTKHRLAKFGGHGYSHILENIVPKMRERGIEDDALDKILVKNPSRWLTYL